The Melospiza georgiana isolate bMelGeo1 chromosome Z, bMelGeo1.pri, whole genome shotgun sequence genome contains a region encoding:
- the MALT1 gene encoding mucosa-associated lymphoid tissue lymphoma translocation protein 1 has product MERGAAGPLPLSRLAGPLLRRLSELLDRAAPGKGWRELAQRAGSRGTVRLSPLDVEQCSLQVLEPEGSPSWSLLKLLGDRGCTVLELTESLQALEHTEALRCLSHSGVKIVVQPDSQAVLSGQVVKLCCWATGHPFVQYQWFKQEREVPHGNSPELVLSPVSVKDSGFYICRVNSESSFVFSRWARLEVCELQDPPCGLLTGLPENKLCICNQPRPQNLTVGDALVLECGAVGNPIPHYQWFRNGFPLANGSKNVYTVTYVDVGHQGTYWCHVFNDREDEDSNKVQVIIGRKAVAVECTEEDLSDLQESDPQEESSHRPVATDKVALLIGNMSYWNHPQLKAPMVDVYELTSLLRQLDFKVVSLLDLTESEMRNAVDEFLLLLDKGVYGLLYYAGHGYENYGNSFMVPVDAPNPYRSANCLCVQNILRRMQEKRTGLNVFLLDMCRKRNEYDDTILILDALKVTANIVFGYATCQGAEAYEIQQLGLANGIFMKFLKDRLLEDKKVTVLLDEVAEDMGKCPLTKGKQALEIRSSLSEKRALTDPVQQSTSSAECLARNLQWAKAHELPESMSLEFQCGVQIQLGFAAEFSNVMIIYTQIIKKPPEITACRAHITDFPLDLDVDPKEANKGTPEETGSYLVSKDLPKHCLYTRLSSLQKLREHLIFTVCLHYEYSGIEDTMDERKEINVGKPLIAKLGLHPGFKPKNCLQTCCMPGYPVHDPVESSPEAAEYYIPSHCQPSSSPGVCHPHCACSNSTTHLEACSCNGTARMFAPRHEVQHYSPTVEKQNVPVETTDDTVELEFFLSDSLSFSEQQ; this is encoded by the exons ATGGagcgcggcgcggcggggccgctgCCCCTCAGCCGCCTGGCCGGGCCGCTGCTCCGCAGGCTCAGCGAGCTGCTGGACCGCGCGGCGCCCGGCAAGGGCTGGCGGGAGCTGGCGCAGCGCGCGGGGAGCCGCGGCACGGTGCGGCTGAG CCCTCTGGACGTGGAGCAGtgctccctgcaggtgctggagccGGAAGGCAGTCCCAGCTGGAGTctcctgaagctgctggggGATCGGGGCTGCACTGTGCTGGAGCTGACGGAGTCCCTGCAGGCCCTGGAGCACACAGAGGCTCTCCGGTGTCTCAGCCATTCAG GTGTAAAGATCGTTGTACAGCCAGACTCTCAAGCAGTGCTCTCTGGTCAGGTCGtcaagctgtgctgctgggcaaCAGGACACCCATTTGTGCAATACCAGTGGTTCAAGCAGGAAAGAGAG GTTCCCCATGGTAATTCTCCAGAACTGGTTTTGAGTCCAGTGAGTGTAAAGGATTCTGGCTTTTACATCTGCCGCGTGAACAGCGAATCTTCTTTCGTGTTCAGTCGGTGGGCGCGCCTTGAAGTCTGCGAGCTTCAGGATCCGCCTTGCG gGCTCTTAACAGGTTTGCCTGAAAACAAGTTGTGCATTTGTAATCAGCCTCGGCCACAAAACCTGACTGTGGGGGATGCTTTGGTACTAGAATGTGGAGCTGTTGGAAACCCAATTCCTCATTACCAATGGTTCAGAAATGGATTTCCTTTGGCAAATGGGAGCAAAAATGTCTACACA GTAACGTATGTGGATGTGGGACATCAAGGAACGTACTGGTGTCATGTGTTCAATGACCGGGAGGACGAAGACAGCAACAAAGTACAAGTCATTATAG GAAGGAAAGCTGTAGCAGTGGAGTGCACAGAAG AAGATTTAAGTGATCTTCAGGAATCAG ACCCACAAGAAGAATCAAGTCACAGACCTGTGG CCACAGACAAGGTGGCTCTGTTAATAGGAAACATGAGCTACTGGAATCATCCCCAGCTCAAGGCTCCAATGGTAGATGTCTATGAATTGACCAGTTTGCTAAGGCAGCTGGATTTCAAAGTTGTGTCTTTGCTGGATCTTACTGAGTCTGAGATGCGAAATGCAGTGGATGAATTTTTACTTCTCCTGGACAAAGGAGTTTATG GTTTGTTGTACTATGCTGGCCATGGCTACGAAAACTACGGGAACAGTTTCATGGTTCCTGTTGACGCCCCGAACCCGTACCGCTCAGCCAACTGCCTGTGTGTGCAGAACATCCTGCGGCGGATGCAGGAGAAGCGCACGGGGCTCAACGTGTTCCTGCTGGACATGTGTCGCAAAAG AAATGAATATGATGACACGATTCTTATCTTGGATGCTCTGAAGGTTACAGCCAACATTGTTTTTGGATATGCAAC GTGCCAGGGAGCAGAAGCTTATGAAATTCAGCAGCTGGGGTTGGCCAATGGAATCTTCATGAAGTTCCTGAAGGACCGTTTGTTAGAAGACAAGAAGGTCACTGTTCTGCTTGATGAGGTTGCAGAAG ATATGGGCAAGTGTCCCCTTACCAAAGGCAAGCAAGCCCTGGAGATCCGCAGCAGCTTGTCAGAGAAAAGGGCATTAACTGATCCTGTTCAGCAAAGCACATCTTCTGCAGAGTGCCTGGCACGGAACCTGCAGTGGGCCAAGGCTCATG AGCTTCCAGAAAGTATGTCCCTTGAATTCCAGTGTGGTGTTCAGATTCAGTTGGGGTTTGCAGCAGAGTTCTCCAATGTCATGATAATCTATACACAGATAATTAAGAAGCCCCCTGAAATCACAGCTTGCAGAGCCCACATCACAGACTTCCCACTT gaCTTGGATGTAGATCCTAAAGAGGCCAATAAAGGAACTCCTGAGGAAACTGGAAGCTATTTAGTTTCAAAGGATCTTCCCAAACACTGCCTCTACACCAGGCTGAGTTCACTGCAAAAGCTAAGG GAACATTTAATCTTCACTGTTTGCTTGCACTATGAGTATTCAGGAATAGAAGATACAATGGACGAAAGAAAGGAGATTAATGTTGGGAAGCCCCTTATTGCTAAATTAGGGCTTCACCCTGGATTCAAACCCAAGAACTGTCTCCAGACATGTTGCATGCCTGGTTATCCTGTTCACGATCCAGTGGAATCGAGTCCAGAGGCAGCTGAATACTACATCCCTAGTCATTGCCAACCCAGTTCCTCTCCAGGTGTTTGCCATCCACACTGTGCTTGCTCAAACAGCACCACACATCTGGAGGCATGTTCCTGCAATGGGACTGCCAGGATGTTTGCTCCAAGACACGAAGTACAGCATTACTCACCCACTGTGGAAAAGCAGAATGTACCAGTAGAGACAACGGATGATACTGTTGAACTGGAATTCTTCCTCTCTGACAGCCTGAGCTTCTCTGAACAGCAATAG